In a single window of the Rhodothermales bacterium genome:
- a CDS encoding outer membrane beta-barrel protein, with translation MRHALAFTLALLVLSSSAFAQDRVLTHDRFSVEIGGDAAFATQDLGAADLGTGFGFDVAVAYRFMPHLSAYGGWGWHHFGADGLFTGMDMDAEETGYTFGLLFAHPLGSSPLGYFVRAGGVYDHIEFEGDLTADTGHGLGWQVGAGLVVPVGSKWQLMPGVRYRSLSRDLDVGDITTNLDLTYVTVHVGFARTF, from the coding sequence ATGCGACACGCACTGGCATTCACACTCGCACTCCTCGTCCTCTCGTCCTCGGCGTTCGCCCAAGACCGCGTGCTGACGCACGACCGCTTCAGCGTCGAGATCGGCGGCGACGCCGCGTTCGCCACGCAAGACCTCGGCGCGGCCGACCTCGGCACCGGCTTCGGGTTCGACGTGGCGGTGGCGTACCGCTTCATGCCGCACCTCTCGGCCTACGGCGGCTGGGGCTGGCACCACTTCGGCGCCGATGGTCTTTTCACGGGGATGGACATGGACGCGGAGGAGACCGGCTACACGTTCGGCCTCCTCTTCGCGCACCCGCTGGGCTCGTCGCCCCTCGGCTACTTCGTCCGCGCCGGCGGCGTCTACGACCACATCGAGTTCGAAGGCGACCTCACGGCCGACACCGGGCACGGACTGGGCTGGCAAGTCGGCGCCGGGCTCGTCGTCCCCGTCGGGTCGAAGTGGCAACTGATGCCGGGCGTCCGGTATCGCTCGCTCTCGCGTGACCTCGACGTCGGCGACATCACGACGAACCTCGACCTGACCTACGTCACGGTCCACGTGGGCTTCGCGCGGACGTTCTGA
- a CDS encoding DMT family transporter, producing MAAFAANSVLCRLALQTTDVDAATFTSVRLAAGALALWLVVRLRGRGVAGGSWASAAALFVYAAAFSFAYLSLTTGTGALLLFGAVQLTMIGWGLAHGERLGGRQTVGVAAALGGLVYLVLPGLEAPPLGAALLMAASGVGWGAYSLRGRGSRSPAADSAGNFARAVPLALGLSFVLFALPGVAVRLDGLGIAYAVLSGAFTSGLGYVVWYAVLPSLRAASAATVQLSVPILAALGGVALVGEAITLRLALASLLTLGGIALVLRAR from the coding sequence ATGGCGGCCTTCGCCGCGAACTCGGTGCTGTGCCGGCTCGCGTTGCAGACGACGGACGTGGACGCGGCGACGTTTACGTCGGTACGGCTCGCGGCGGGCGCCCTCGCGCTGTGGCTCGTCGTCCGCCTGCGCGGGCGAGGGGTGGCGGGCGGAAGCTGGGCGTCGGCGGCGGCGCTCTTCGTCTACGCGGCGGCGTTCTCGTTCGCGTACCTCTCGCTCACGACGGGGACGGGCGCGCTGCTCCTCTTCGGGGCCGTGCAGCTCACGATGATCGGGTGGGGGCTGGCGCACGGCGAGCGGCTCGGCGGCCGGCAGACGGTGGGCGTGGCGGCGGCGCTCGGCGGGCTCGTCTACCTCGTGTTGCCCGGACTCGAAGCGCCGCCGCTCGGCGCGGCGCTGCTCATGGCGGCGTCGGGCGTGGGGTGGGGCGCGTATTCGCTGCGGGGGCGCGGTTCGCGGAGCCCGGCGGCGGACTCGGCGGGCAACTTCGCTCGGGCGGTGCCGCTAGCGCTCGGGCTCAGCTTCGTCCTCTTCGCGCTGCCAGGAGTGGCGGTGCGGCTCGACGGGTTGGGCATTGCGTATGCCGTGCTCTCGGGCGCGTTCACGTCGGGGCTCGGCTACGTCGTGTGGTACGCCGTGCTGCCGTCGCTGCGGGCGGCGAGCGCGGCGACGGTTCAACTCAGCGTGCCCATCCTCGCCGCGCTCGGCGGGGTGGCGCTCGTCGGCGAGGCGATCACGCTGAGGCTCGCCCTCGCGTCGCTCCTCACGCTCGGCGGCATCGCGCTCGTGCTGCGGGCGCGGTGA
- the dinB gene encoding DNA polymerase IV, with the protein MLRKILHIDMDAFYASVEQRDDPALRGRPVVVGGRSERGVVAAASYEARPFGIRSAMPMMWARRRCPDLVVVPPRFDVYKAVSAEVRAVFHRYTDLMEPLSLDEAYLDVTEPKLGPASGTLLATRIREEIRAATGLSASAGVSFGKFFAKTASGLAKPDGLRVVTPDEAPALVASLAVEDFHGVGPATAKRLRALGICTGADVQARSEDELRAHLGKVGGWLARIARCEDDRPVRPDRERKSVGVERTFAYDVRGADGLLHQLGPLAAELARRLARHGVAGRTLTLKLKSAAFANSSRSTTLSAPVHAEHDLLALGAALLDRPAPPTEPIRLLGLTASGLVPADSPRQLALPLHSPNGG; encoded by the coding sequence GTGCTCCGCAAAATCCTTCACATCGACATGGACGCCTTTTATGCGTCGGTCGAGCAGCGCGACGACCCGGCGCTGCGCGGGCGGCCCGTCGTCGTGGGCGGGCGGAGCGAGCGGGGCGTCGTCGCGGCGGCGAGCTATGAGGCGCGGCCGTTCGGGATCCGCAGCGCGATGCCGATGATGTGGGCGCGGCGGCGGTGCCCGGACCTCGTCGTCGTCCCGCCCCGGTTCGACGTGTACAAGGCCGTCAGCGCCGAGGTCCGCGCCGTCTTCCACCGCTACACCGACCTCATGGAGCCGCTCTCACTCGACGAGGCGTACCTCGACGTGACGGAGCCGAAGCTCGGTCCGGCGTCGGGCACGCTCCTCGCCACGCGCATCCGCGAAGAGATCCGCGCGGCGACGGGGCTGAGCGCGAGCGCGGGCGTTTCATTCGGGAAGTTCTTCGCCAAGACGGCGAGCGGCCTCGCCAAGCCCGACGGCCTCCGCGTCGTCACACCCGACGAGGCGCCGGCCCTCGTCGCGTCCCTCGCCGTCGAGGACTTCCACGGCGTCGGGCCGGCGACGGCGAAGCGGCTCCGCGCCCTCGGCATCTGCACGGGCGCGGACGTGCAGGCACGGAGCGAGGACGAACTGCGAGCGCACCTCGGCAAAGTGGGAGGGTGGCTTGCGCGCATCGCCCGGTGCGAGGACGACCGGCCCGTCCGCCCCGACCGCGAGCGGAAGTCGGTCGGCGTCGAGCGGACGTTCGCCTACGACGTGCGCGGGGCGGACGGTCTGCTGCACCAACTCGGCCCGCTCGCCGCCGAGCTCGCCCGCCGGCTCGCCCGGCACGGCGTGGCAGGGCGGACGCTCACGCTCAAGCTCAAAAGCGCCGCCTTCGCCAACTCGTCGCGCAGCACGACGCTGAGCGCGCCCGTCCACGCCGAGCACGACCTGCTCGCGCTCGGCGCCGCGCTCCTCGACCGCCCCGCACCGCCGACGGAGCCGATTCGGCTGCTCGGCCTCACCGCGTCGGGCCTCGTGCCCGCCGACAGCCCGCGCCAACTCGCCCTCCCGCTTCACTCTCCGAACGGGGGATAG
- a CDS encoding cold shock domain-containing protein, which produces MRTTGTVKWFNDAKGFGFVTPEDGSKDCFVHHSEINGEGFKTLQEGERVEFEITQGQKGPAAENVTRLG; this is translated from the coding sequence ATGCGCACGACAGGAACAGTTAAGTGGTTCAACGACGCCAAAGGCTTCGGTTTCGTCACTCCCGAAGACGGCTCGAAGGACTGCTTCGTCCACCACTCCGAGATCAACGGCGAAGGCTTCAAGACCCTCCAAGAGGGCGAGCGCGTCGAGTTCGAGATCACGCAGGGCCAGAAGGGCCCGGCCGCCGAGAACGTTACCCGCCTCGGCTAA
- a CDS encoding FAD-binding protein, which yields MPPDLDPIIHTVKNRKWENFHRTVNQKVARLVDVWNARPNVASFPAYNATTVALQGLIGEAIAEGLRLRALGGGWSFTPVAFTEGVLVNTRPLNYQFRLADQNLHPDCGLSADHLVFAQCGVSVAELNTNLRARGKSLRTSGASNGQTIAGALSTGTHGSALGVGGMQDSVVALHLITSPDRDVWLERASAPVLGDASVQFLGAEVVRDDALFEAALVSFGSFGILHGVVLEVDDLFYLQQYRRQHPESPATWAAIEHLDFSGLQHLGRDPSVRPYFFQAVYNPYDRADGPYFTMMYREAARPADCVPRSRAGAWRPGDSAADVIARLTDVSPELSPALVNALLPQQYGDVEGVCGTWGEMFWDTSTRGRVASTAMGLPLDRVREGLDALFELNATHTVPALFAVRYVRASPAPLAFTCHPEHTAVLEIDGPHSKRMLKFYDAVWERLRDLGIPVTFHWGKLLPLDATATDGYGAARVEAWRDARHTLLPTPELRAAFTNEMLEQIGLDG from the coding sequence ATGCCCCCTGATCTCGACCCCATCATCCACACCGTCAAAAACCGGAAGTGGGAGAACTTCCACCGGACGGTGAATCAGAAGGTCGCCCGGCTCGTGGACGTGTGGAACGCCCGGCCGAACGTGGCCTCGTTCCCGGCCTACAACGCCACGACGGTCGCGTTGCAAGGGCTCATCGGCGAGGCGATCGCCGAGGGGCTGCGGCTGCGCGCGCTCGGCGGCGGGTGGTCGTTCACGCCCGTCGCGTTCACCGAGGGCGTCCTCGTCAACACGCGCCCGCTGAACTACCAGTTCAGGCTGGCCGACCAGAACCTCCACCCGGACTGCGGGCTCTCGGCGGACCACCTCGTCTTCGCGCAGTGCGGCGTGTCGGTCGCCGAGCTGAACACGAACCTGCGGGCGCGCGGCAAGTCGCTCCGCACGTCGGGCGCGAGCAACGGGCAGACGATCGCCGGCGCGCTCTCGACGGGCACGCACGGCTCGGCGCTCGGGGTGGGCGGGATGCAGGACTCCGTCGTCGCGCTGCACCTCATCACGTCGCCGGACCGTGATGTGTGGCTCGAACGGGCGTCGGCCCCCGTGCTCGGTGATGCGAGCGTGCAGTTCCTCGGCGCCGAGGTCGTGCGCGACGATGCGCTCTTCGAGGCGGCGCTCGTGAGCTTCGGCAGCTTCGGGATCCTCCACGGCGTCGTGCTCGAAGTCGACGACCTCTTCTACCTCCAGCAGTACCGCCGCCAACACCCGGAATCGCCCGCGACGTGGGCCGCCATTGAGCACCTCGACTTCTCCGGGCTCCAGCACCTCGGCCGTGATCCGAGCGTCCGCCCATACTTCTTCCAGGCCGTCTACAACCCGTACGACCGCGCCGACGGTCCGTACTTCACGATGATGTACCGCGAGGCCGCGCGACCCGCCGACTGCGTCCCCCGCAGCCGCGCCGGCGCGTGGCGCCCCGGCGACAGCGCCGCCGACGTGATCGCCCGGCTCACCGACGTCAGCCCCGAGCTGTCGCCCGCGCTCGTCAACGCCCTGCTCCCGCAGCAGTACGGCGACGTCGAGGGCGTGTGCGGGACGTGGGGCGAGATGTTCTGGGATACGTCGACGCGGGGCCGCGTGGCGAGCACGGCGATGGGGCTCCCGCTCGACCGCGTGCGCGAAGGGCTCGACGCCCTCTTCGAACTGAATGCGACGCACACCGTCCCCGCGCTCTTCGCCGTCCGCTACGTCCGCGCCTCGCCCGCGCCACTCGCCTTCACCTGCCACCCCGAGCACACCGCCGTCCTCGAGATCGACGGGCCGCACTCGAAGCGGATGTTGAAATTCTACGACGCGGTGTGGGAGCGGCTGCGCGATCTCGGCATCCCCGTCACGTTCCACTGGGGCAAGCTGCTCCCGCTCGACGCGACGGCCACCGACGGCTACGGCGCGGCCCGCGTCGAGGCGTGGCGCGACGCCCGCCACACGCTGCTCCCGACGCCCGAACTGCGGGCGGCGTTCACGAACGAGATGCTCGAACAGATCGGCCTCGACGGGTGA
- a CDS encoding acyl-CoA-binding protein, with protein sequence MDDLQTRFDEAADAAQNLDERPDNATLLRLYALYKQATAGDVEGKRPGFTDFAGRAKYDAWAELEGTDPDEAKRDYVVLVEELTG encoded by the coding sequence ATGGACGACCTCCAGACCCGCTTCGACGAAGCCGCCGACGCCGCGCAGAACCTCGACGAGCGGCCCGATAACGCCACGCTCCTCCGGCTCTACGCCCTCTACAAGCAGGCCACGGCCGGCGATGTGGAGGGCAAGCGCCCCGGCTTCACCGACTTCGCCGGCCGCGCCAAGTACGACGCCTGGGCCGAGCTCGAAGGGACCGACCCCGACGAGGCGAAGCGGGACTACGTCGTGCTCGTGGAGGAGCTCACCGGCTGA
- a CDS encoding amino acid permease, which yields MPPPSEKLQRTLTLFDVYAISTGAMFSSGFFLLPGLATAKAGPAAILAYFLAGVLVLPAMFSQAELATAMPKAGGTYYFLDRSLGPVAGTVGGLGTWLALIFKSAFALIGMGAYLVLFLDLPIKPVALALTAAFTVLNIFGAKETSGLQRILVVTIVGVLAFFVAQGLLEIFSGDVAATHRLQFEPFLPFGTGSLVATIGLVFVSYAGLTKVASVAEEVQDPDRNIPLGMFLSLATATLLYVVGVYIMVAVLDPVELRADLTPVATAAEAFFDWFPEPVGLILIVAAAIAAFASTANAGILSASRYPLAMGRDHLVTPRFAHIGKTGTPVLSILVTSALMVLIIVAFSAEGVAKLASAFNLLVFGLLNLSVIVMRESRIPSYVPGYRSPLYPWMQIAGIVTAAVLITTMGALSIGFTLAVIVVGIAWYFYYASAHVEREGAIYHLFERLGRRRDEGLDSELRTILKEKGMRDEAPFESLVTRAAVLDLDASVPYEALIDRSAAVLADRLGVPAERLRQGFIDASSYGATPVVAGAALPHLRLPDIAQAELALVRCRAGIRLETVAEEADGTRAASEAVYAIFFLVSPAGHPGTHLRMLAGLASRLDEEHFMEEWQAATNEKELKEALLHHERYLSLHLDPGTAAADFVGKALRELRLPPGNLVALVRRRGRLLVPSGSTVLEEGDQITLIGNPEGIARLYETYG from the coding sequence ATGCCCCCGCCCTCCGAGAAGCTCCAGCGCACACTGACGCTGTTCGACGTCTACGCCATCAGCACGGGCGCGATGTTCAGCTCGGGGTTCTTCCTCCTCCCCGGCCTCGCCACGGCAAAGGCGGGGCCGGCCGCCATCCTCGCCTACTTCCTCGCCGGCGTGCTCGTGCTGCCGGCCATGTTCAGCCAGGCCGAACTCGCGACGGCGATGCCGAAGGCGGGGGGGACGTACTACTTCCTCGACCGCAGCCTCGGCCCGGTCGCGGGCACGGTCGGCGGGCTGGGGACGTGGCTCGCGCTCATCTTCAAGAGCGCCTTCGCGCTGATCGGGATGGGAGCGTACCTCGTCCTCTTCCTCGACCTCCCCATCAAGCCGGTCGCCCTCGCCCTGACCGCGGCCTTCACGGTGCTGAACATCTTCGGGGCGAAGGAGACGAGCGGGCTCCAGCGCATCCTCGTGGTGACGATCGTCGGCGTGCTGGCCTTCTTCGTGGCGCAGGGGCTCTTGGAGATCTTTTCGGGCGACGTGGCAGCGACGCACCGCCTCCAGTTCGAGCCGTTCCTGCCGTTCGGCACCGGCAGCCTCGTCGCGACGATCGGCCTCGTGTTTGTCTCCTACGCCGGGCTGACGAAGGTGGCGAGCGTGGCCGAGGAGGTGCAGGACCCCGACCGCAACATCCCGCTCGGGATGTTCCTCTCGCTCGCGACGGCGACGCTGCTCTACGTCGTCGGCGTCTACATCATGGTCGCCGTCCTCGACCCGGTCGAGCTCCGCGCGGACCTCACGCCGGTGGCTACGGCGGCCGAGGCGTTCTTCGACTGGTTCCCGGAGCCGGTCGGGCTCATCCTCATCGTGGCTGCGGCGATCGCGGCGTTCGCCTCCACGGCGAACGCGGGCATCCTCTCCGCCTCGCGTTACCCCCTCGCGATGGGGCGGGACCACCTCGTGACGCCGCGGTTCGCACACATCGGGAAGACGGGGACGCCGGTCCTCTCCATCCTCGTCACGTCCGCGCTGATGGTCCTCATCATCGTGGCGTTCTCGGCCGAGGGCGTCGCCAAGCTCGCGAGCGCGTTCAACCTCCTCGTCTTCGGCCTCCTCAACCTCAGCGTGATCGTGATGCGCGAGAGCCGGATCCCGTCGTACGTGCCGGGCTACCGCTCGCCGCTCTACCCGTGGATGCAGATCGCGGGCATCGTCACCGCCGCCGTCCTCATCACGACGATGGGCGCGCTCTCGATCGGGTTCACGCTCGCCGTGATCGTCGTCGGCATCGCGTGGTACTTCTACTACGCCAGCGCCCACGTCGAGCGCGAGGGGGCGATTTACCACTTGTTCGAGCGGCTCGGGCGGCGGCGCGACGAGGGGCTCGACAGCGAACTGCGGACGATCCTGAAAGAGAAGGGGATGCGCGACGAGGCCCCGTTCGAGAGCCTCGTCACCCGCGCCGCCGTGCTCGACCTCGACGCATCGGTGCCGTACGAAGCGCTCATCGACCGGAGCGCGGCCGTGCTCGCCGACCGCCTCGGTGTGCCCGCCGAGCGGCTCCGGCAGGGGTTCATCGACGCGTCGAGCTACGGGGCGACGCCCGTCGTGGCGGGCGCGGCGCTGCCGCACCTCCGCCTGCCCGACATCGCGCAGGCGGAGCTCGCGCTCGTCCGCTGCCGCGCGGGCATCCGGCTCGAAACGGTCGCCGAGGAGGCGGACGGCACGCGCGCGGCGTCGGAGGCGGTCTACGCCATCTTCTTCCTCGTCAGCCCGGCCGGCCATCCCGGCACGCACCTCCGCATGCTCGCCGGCCTCGCGAGCCGGCTCGACGAGGAGCACTTCATGGAGGAGTGGCAGGCGGCGACGAACGAGAAGGAGCTGAAGGAGGCGCTCCTCCACCACGAGCGCTACCTCTCGCTCCACCTCGACCCCGGCACGGCCGCCGCGGATTTCGTCGGGAAGGCGCTGCGCGAGCTCCGGCTCCCGCCCGGCAACCTCGTCGCGCTCGTCCGGCGGCGCGGCCGGCTCCTCGTGCCGAGCGGCAGCACCGTGCTCGAAGAGGGCGATCAGATCACGCTCATCGGGAATCCCGAGGGCATCGCCCGGCTCTACGAGACGTACGGCTGA
- a CDS encoding OmpA family protein, giving the protein MRPLPFRPLVALVLLAALTLGGCSSRAALDEGPSEIELLREDLNAAYAEIDRLKAQNASMERQLREAMDRAAGGASNGERGETVAVLPTDILFASGSAELTPEGVAELANVAARLRAEYPGREVRIEGSTDDKPIGPNLQSKYPSNWELSAARASMVARHLQWTHNLEGTDMEVVGLAQYHPLTSNATPEGRQQNRRVRIAVMGE; this is encoded by the coding sequence ATGCGCCCGCTCCCGTTCCGCCCGCTCGTCGCCCTCGTCCTGCTCGCCGCCCTCACCCTCGGCGGCTGCTCCAGCCGCGCCGCCCTCGACGAGGGGCCGAGCGAGATCGAGCTGCTCCGCGAAGACCTCAACGCGGCCTACGCCGAGATCGACCGCTTGAAGGCGCAGAATGCGTCAATGGAGCGGCAGCTCCGCGAGGCGATGGACCGCGCCGCTGGCGGGGCCAGCAACGGCGAGCGCGGCGAGACGGTCGCCGTGCTCCCGACGGACATCCTCTTCGCCTCCGGCAGCGCCGAGCTCACGCCGGAGGGTGTCGCCGAGCTCGCCAACGTCGCCGCCCGCCTCCGGGCCGAGTATCCCGGCCGCGAAGTCCGCATCGAAGGCTCGACCGACGACAAGCCGATCGGGCCGAACCTGCAGTCGAAGTACCCGAGCAACTGGGAGCTCTCGGCCGCGCGCGCGAGCATGGTCGCCCGCCACCTCCAGTGGACCCACAACCTCGAGGGGACGGACATGGAAGTCGTCGGGCTGGCGCAGTACCACCCGCTGACGTCGAACGCGACGCCGGAAGGGCGGCAGCAGAACCGCCGCGTCCGCATCGCGGTGATGGGCGAATAA
- a CDS encoding TIGR02587 family membrane protein — MAPSNAAPTRPVAETLTEYGRGLAGGLLFSLPLLYTMEVWWQGHLAPPGRQLAYVVGMFGLLVAYTHVVGLRQDRSLQENLHEALEAVALGLFAAAVVLTLAGRLSLEGISAVTLGKLTMEGMVTAIGVAVGTTQLGASEGEQDSGEERDEPEPRGLLAEVAFALLGAVLVASNVAPTEEILLIAVETHTVSLLLIVVLSLGFALGMVRYAGFRGAGRLEDDPLAGHPLWGSVVTYAAALAASAAMLWAFGRFDGAGWSEVVRQIVVLGLPAVLGAAAGRLLLGGEPS, encoded by the coding sequence ATGGCCCCATCGAACGCCGCGCCGACGCGCCCCGTCGCGGAGACCCTCACGGAGTACGGCCGCGGGCTGGCCGGGGGCCTCCTGTTCAGCCTCCCCCTCCTCTACACGATGGAGGTCTGGTGGCAGGGGCACCTCGCGCCGCCGGGCCGGCAACTCGCCTACGTCGTCGGGATGTTTGGCCTGCTGGTGGCCTACACCCACGTTGTCGGATTGAGACAGGATCGGAGCCTGCAGGAGAACCTCCACGAGGCGCTCGAAGCCGTCGCGCTGGGCCTGTTCGCCGCGGCCGTCGTCCTGACATTGGCGGGCCGGCTGTCGCTGGAAGGCATCTCGGCCGTGACCTTGGGGAAGCTGACGATGGAGGGGATGGTGACTGCCATCGGCGTGGCCGTCGGGACGACCCAGCTTGGGGCGAGCGAGGGGGAACAGGACTCGGGCGAGGAGAGGGACGAGCCGGAGCCGCGCGGCCTGCTGGCCGAGGTGGCCTTCGCCCTGCTCGGGGCCGTGCTCGTCGCATCGAACGTGGCACCGACCGAGGAGATCTTGCTCATCGCGGTCGAGACACACACGGTATCGCTGCTGCTGATCGTCGTGCTGTCGCTCGGGTTCGCGCTGGGCATGGTGCGGTACGCGGGGTTCCGGGGAGCCGGCCGGCTGGAGGACGACCCGCTGGCCGGGCACCCACTCTGGGGTAGCGTGGTCACGTACGCCGCCGCCCTCGCGGCCTCGGCGGCGATGCTATGGGCGTTCGGCCGGTTCGACGGGGCGGGGTGGTCCGAAGTGGTGCGGCAGATCGTCGTGCTCGGGTTGCCGGCCGTCCTCGGCGCGGCGGCCGGCCGGCTTCTGCTCGGGGGGGAACCGTCATGA